From a single Sinorhizobium sp. RAC02 genomic region:
- a CDS encoding response regulator transcription factor — protein MRILVVEDDVNLSRQLSEALKESGYVVDQAFDGEEGHYLGDTEPYDAIILDIGLPEMDGITALEKWRADGKTMPVLILTARDRWSDKVAGIDAGADDYVAKPFHVEEVLARIRALIRRAAGHASPDIVCGPVRLDTKGSKATVNGETLKLTSHEYRLLSYLMHHMGEVVSRTELVEHMYDQDFDRDSNTIEVFVGRLRKKIGVDLIETVRGLGYRMQAPANGK, from the coding sequence ATGCGCATCCTGGTGGTCGAGGACGACGTCAATCTGAGCCGGCAGCTCAGCGAGGCCTTGAAGGAATCAGGCTATGTGGTGGACCAGGCCTTCGATGGCGAGGAAGGCCACTATCTCGGCGATACCGAGCCCTATGACGCCATCATCCTGGATATCGGCCTGCCGGAAATGGACGGCATCACTGCGCTTGAAAAGTGGCGCGCCGACGGCAAGACGATGCCCGTCCTCATCCTCACCGCCCGCGACCGCTGGAGCGACAAGGTGGCGGGCATCGACGCCGGTGCCGACGACTATGTGGCAAAGCCTTTCCATGTCGAGGAAGTTCTTGCTCGCATCCGGGCGCTGATCCGTCGTGCGGCCGGCCATGCGAGCCCCGATATCGTTTGCGGGCCGGTGCGGCTCGACACGAAGGGATCGAAGGCGACCGTCAATGGCGAGACGTTGAAGCTCACCTCGCATGAATACCGGCTGCTGTCCTACCTGATGCACCATATGGGCGAGGTGGTGTCGCGCACCGAGTTGGTCGAACACATGTACGATCAGGATTTCGATCGCGATTCCAACACGATCGAGGTTTTCGTCGGGCGTCTGCGCAAGAAGATCGGCGTCGACCTGATCGAGACCGTGCGTGGCCTCGGCTACCGGATGCAAGCCCCGGCCAATGGCAAATAG
- a CDS encoding Do family serine endopeptidase, whose translation MSKISAFRPGLKTVLKTTTVAGLAAVMLATGIPARVSESFAEAVSVQAPQVASFADVVSAVSPAVVSVRVQSDIKPANDESNFSFNFGGRSLDELPDDHPLKRFFREFGGQDQFRGDRGPGRQFGDRRGPDRKPHLRPTSQGSGFFISEDGYIVTNNHVVNDGSAFTVVMNDGTELNATLVGKDSRTDLAVLKVEEKDKRKFTYVNFADDSQIRVGDWVVAVGNPFGLGGTVTAGIISARGRDIGSGPYDDYLQVDAAVNRGNSGGPTFNLNGQVVGINTAIFSPSGGNVGIAFAIPASVAKGVVADLMKDGKVDRGWLGVQIQPVSRDIADSLGLADAAGALVVEPQADSPGAKAGIKKGDVITALDGDPIKDPRDLARRVADIAPGKKVDLSVWRDGKSESISVEIGTLAGEQIQAATGAEEVEPEAPASEQALADLGISVTPGDEGLTVSSVDPDSDASDRGLKEGDRITSVNNQAVKSADDVVKVINNARKDGRSKALFQIETNDGSRFLALPIDQG comes from the coding sequence ATGTCCAAGATTTCCGCATTCCGTCCGGGCCTCAAGACCGTACTGAAGACGACGACCGTCGCCGGACTTGCGGCCGTTATGCTGGCGACCGGCATTCCCGCGCGCGTTAGCGAAAGTTTTGCCGAAGCCGTTTCCGTCCAGGCGCCGCAGGTTGCGAGCTTTGCCGACGTTGTCTCTGCCGTTTCCCCGGCTGTCGTTTCCGTCCGTGTTCAGTCCGATATCAAGCCGGCCAATGACGAGAGCAATTTCTCGTTCAACTTCGGCGGCCGTAGCCTTGATGAACTTCCCGATGATCACCCGCTGAAGCGTTTCTTCCGTGAGTTCGGCGGGCAGGACCAGTTCCGTGGTGACCGCGGCCCGGGCCGCCAGTTTGGCGACCGTCGCGGCCCCGACCGCAAGCCGCATCTGCGTCCGACCTCGCAGGGCTCCGGCTTCTTCATCTCGGAAGACGGCTATATCGTCACCAACAACCATGTCGTCAACGATGGCTCGGCCTTCACGGTCGTCATGAATGACGGCACCGAACTCAACGCCACGCTCGTCGGCAAGGACAGCCGCACCGACCTTGCCGTGCTGAAGGTCGAGGAAAAGGACAAGCGCAAGTTCACCTATGTGAACTTCGCCGATGACAGCCAGATCCGCGTCGGCGACTGGGTCGTGGCTGTCGGCAACCCGTTCGGCCTCGGCGGTACGGTGACGGCCGGCATCATCTCGGCGCGTGGCCGTGACATCGGCTCCGGCCCTTATGATGACTATCTCCAGGTGGACGCTGCGGTGAACCGCGGCAATTCCGGTGGCCCGACCTTCAACCTCAACGGCCAGGTCGTCGGCATCAACACGGCAATCTTCTCGCCGTCCGGCGGCAATGTCGGCATCGCCTTTGCGATCCCCGCCTCCGTCGCCAAGGGCGTCGTCGCCGACCTGATGAAGGACGGCAAGGTCGATCGTGGCTGGCTCGGCGTGCAGATCCAGCCGGTAAGCCGTGACATCGCCGACTCGCTTGGCCTTGCGGATGCCGCCGGTGCCCTCGTCGTCGAGCCGCAGGCCGACTCGCCCGGCGCCAAGGCCGGCATCAAAAAGGGTGACGTGATCACGGCGCTCGATGGCGATCCGATCAAGGACCCGCGCGACCTTGCCCGCCGTGTCGCCGATATTGCCCCCGGCAAGAAGGTCGACCTGTCGGTCTGGCGTGACGGCAAGTCCGAGAGCATCTCGGTCGAGATCGGCACGCTTGCCGGTGAGCAGATCCAGGCCGCAACGGGTGCCGAAGAGGTCGAGCCGGAAGCGCCGGCCAGCGAGCAGGCGCTTGCCGATCTCGGCATCTCGGTCACGCCCGGCGATGAAGGCCTGACGGTCTCCTCGGTCGATCCGGACTCCGACGCCAGCGACCGCGGCCTCAAGGAAGGCGACCGCATCACCTCGGTCAACAACCAGGCTGTGAAGTCTGCCGACGACGTGGTGAAGGTCATCAACAACGCTCGCAAGGACGGCCGCTCCAAGGCGCTGTTCCAGATCGAGACCAATGACGGCAGCCGCTTCCTGGCGCTGCCGATCGACCAGGGCTGA
- a CDS encoding heme lyase CcmF/NrfE family subunit — MIIELGHYALVLALATVIVQSILPLVGTIRNDRSLMAVAPAAALAGFLLVLFSFSVLTFAYVVSDFSVANVWENSHSLKPMIYKISGVWGNHEGSMLLWLLILVFFSALVATFGGNLPERLRANVLAVQGLISTAFGLFILLTSNPFLRLSPAPAEGKDLNPVLQDIGLAIHPPLLYLGYVGFSVCFSFAIAALIDGRIDAAWARWVRPWALAAWSFLTAGIAMGSYWAYYELGWGGWWFWDPVENASFIPWLAGTALLHSALVMEKREALKIWTVLLAILTFSMSLLGTFLVRSGVLTSVHAFATDPTRGVFILAILVIFIGGALSLFAFRAATLKAGGLFAPISREGALVLNNLILTTAAATVLTGTLYPLVLEALTGEKISVGPPFFNLTFGLLMLPLLLAVPFGPLLAWKRGDVFAAGQRLFAAVGVGLVAAATVIYAQGGGPLLAYFGIAIGFYMIAGSITDLSLRAGIGKVTGNVAFRRFIGLPGSAFGTALAHIGVGVMVIGVIAVTAFETEHVVEMKPGMQVEAGGFTLTFDGMRRGQGPNYSEESGHFTVARGGVTVTDIWSSKRMYTARRMPTTEAGIRTFGFSQLYVSLGDAMADGGIVVRVWWKPMILCIWIGALIMMAGGVVSLFDRRLRVGAPQKARKVKPVLEAAE, encoded by the coding sequence ATGATCATCGAGCTTGGACACTATGCTCTGGTTCTCGCGCTCGCGACGGTGATCGTCCAGTCGATCCTGCCGCTGGTCGGCACGATCCGCAACGACCGCTCGTTGATGGCGGTAGCACCCGCCGCCGCCCTTGCCGGTTTCCTGCTGGTGCTTTTCTCCTTCTCGGTGCTGACCTTCGCCTATGTCGTTTCCGATTTTTCCGTCGCGAATGTCTGGGAGAATTCGCATTCGTTGAAGCCGATGATCTACAAGATCTCGGGTGTGTGGGGGAACCATGAGGGCTCGATGCTGCTCTGGCTCCTCATCCTCGTCTTCTTCAGCGCGCTGGTCGCGACCTTCGGCGGCAACCTGCCGGAACGGCTGCGCGCCAACGTGCTGGCGGTGCAGGGCCTTATCTCGACCGCCTTCGGGCTCTTCATCCTGCTGACCTCGAACCCGTTCCTGCGCCTTTCGCCCGCACCCGCCGAGGGCAAGGACCTCAATCCGGTCCTGCAGGATATCGGCCTCGCGATCCATCCGCCGCTGCTCTATCTCGGCTATGTCGGCTTCTCCGTCTGTTTCTCCTTTGCCATCGCCGCGCTCATCGACGGGCGGATCGATGCGGCCTGGGCGCGCTGGGTGCGGCCGTGGGCACTTGCCGCCTGGAGCTTTCTGACCGCCGGCATCGCCATGGGGTCGTACTGGGCCTATTACGAACTCGGCTGGGGCGGGTGGTGGTTCTGGGATCCGGTGGAGAATGCCTCCTTCATTCCGTGGCTTGCCGGTACGGCGCTGTTGCATTCCGCGCTGGTCATGGAAAAGCGCGAGGCGCTGAAGATCTGGACGGTGCTGCTGGCGATCCTCACCTTCTCCATGTCGCTGCTCGGCACGTTCCTCGTGCGCTCCGGCGTCCTGACCTCGGTGCATGCCTTCGCGACCGACCCGACGCGTGGCGTCTTCATCCTTGCCATTCTCGTCATCTTCATCGGCGGCGCGCTGTCGCTCTTTGCCTTCAGGGCCGCCACGCTGAAGGCCGGCGGCCTGTTTGCGCCGATCTCGCGCGAAGGCGCACTCGTCCTCAACAACCTGATCCTCACGACGGCGGCGGCGACGGTGCTGACCGGCACGCTCTATCCGCTGGTGCTGGAAGCGCTGACCGGTGAAAAGATTTCCGTTGGCCCGCCCTTCTTCAACCTGACCTTCGGTCTGTTGATGCTGCCGCTTCTGCTTGCAGTACCGTTCGGGCCGCTGCTTGCCTGGAAGCGCGGCGATGTCTTCGCCGCCGGCCAGCGCCTGTTTGCGGCGGTCGGCGTTGGCTTGGTCGCGGCGGCGACGGTCATCTATGCGCAGGGCGGCGGGCCGTTGCTTGCCTATTTCGGCATCGCCATCGGCTTCTACATGATCGCGGGATCGATCACCGATCTGTCGCTGCGCGCCGGCATCGGCAAGGTAACCGGCAATGTCGCCTTCCGCCGTTTCATCGGCCTGCCGGGCTCGGCCTTCGGCACGGCGCTGGCCCATATCGGCGTCGGCGTAATGGTCATCGGCGTCATCGCGGTAACAGCGTTCGAGACCGAGCATGTGGTTGAAATGAAGCCCGGCATGCAGGTGGAGGCGGGCGGCTTTACGCTGACCTTCGATGGCATGCGCCGCGGGCAGGGGCCGAATTACTCGGAAGAGTCCGGTCACTTCACGGTGGCGCGAGGCGGGGTGACGGTGACGGACATCTGGTCTTCGAAGCGGATGTATACGGCACGCCGCATGCCGACGACCGAGGCCGGCATCCGCACCTTCGGCTTCAGCCAGCTCTATGTTTCGCTCGGCGATGCGATGGCCGATGGCGGCATCGTCGTGCGTGTTTGGTGGAAGCCGATGATACTCTGTATCTGGATCGGTGCGCTGATCATGATGGCAGGCGGCGTCGTTTCGCTCTTCGACCGGCGCCTGCGCGTCGGGGCGCCGCAGAAGGCGCGCAAGGTGAAGCCTGTGCTGGAGGCGGCCGAATGA
- a CDS encoding HAMP domain-containing sensor histidine kinase, with translation MANSARRSRSLTFRVLLLASLWAAVALIVIAVVISTLYRQSAEKSFRDLLRAQLYNVINSVSTGEDTRLSGTPQLGDLRFFQPQSGWYWIVEPIGGALASETLTSSSLGTGSIPIADTDSIPFDTRYERFYTTIDSFGNEVEVGETEVVLDDEGRTARFRVVGNRDVLEADIGDFSGSLYLALAGFGFGSLLLNAAAILIGLRPLDRARKALEKIRAGESEQLDGDFPREILPLASEVNALIDSNRRIVERARMQVGNLAHSLKTPIAVLLNEARLLAAPQGDLVRSQAEAMQSQVQSYLNRARIAAQRESVLARTEAQPVLERLVRVMRRLNVDTQFPLKVDPPGLVLAMEQQDVEETVGNLLENAARYARTEVVIRAFVAPDDVRGSDDARKSWIVIEVEDDGPGLEPDQIREAMKRGKRLDESKPGTGLGLSIVSEITSEYQGTFGLARGSGGGLLARLVLPAVTKDVA, from the coding sequence ATGGCAAATAGCGCCAGACGCTCCCGCTCGCTCACCTTCCGCGTTCTTCTCCTCGCCTCGCTGTGGGCGGCGGTCGCCCTTATCGTGATCGCTGTCGTCATCTCGACACTCTATCGCCAGAGCGCGGAAAAGAGCTTTCGCGACCTTTTGCGCGCCCAGCTCTACAACGTCATCAATTCGGTTTCGACGGGTGAGGACACGCGGCTTTCCGGTACGCCGCAACTCGGCGACCTCCGCTTCTTCCAGCCGCAATCGGGCTGGTACTGGATCGTCGAGCCGATCGGCGGGGCGCTGGCGAGCGAGACGCTGACCTCATCCTCGCTGGGCACGGGTAGCATTCCGATCGCCGACACGGACAGCATCCCCTTCGATACGCGCTATGAGCGCTTCTACACGACCATCGATTCCTTCGGCAACGAGGTGGAGGTTGGCGAGACGGAAGTGGTGCTCGACGACGAGGGGCGGACGGCGCGCTTCCGTGTCGTCGGCAACCGCGATGTGCTGGAAGCGGATATCGGCGATTTCTCCGGCAGCCTCTATCTCGCGCTCGCCGGCTTCGGTTTCGGCAGCCTGCTGCTCAACGCGGCGGCGATCCTGATCGGCCTGCGGCCGCTCGACCGGGCGCGCAAGGCGTTGGAGAAGATCAGGGCCGGGGAGAGCGAGCAGCTCGATGGCGATTTCCCACGGGAAATCCTGCCCTTGGCGAGCGAAGTGAATGCGCTGATCGACAGCAACCGGCGCATCGTCGAGCGGGCCCGCATGCAGGTCGGCAATCTCGCGCATTCGCTGAAGACGCCGATTGCCGTGCTGCTCAACGAAGCGCGGCTGCTGGCAGCGCCCCAGGGCGATCTCGTGCGCTCGCAGGCGGAGGCCATGCAGAGCCAGGTGCAATCCTATCTCAACCGCGCCCGCATCGCCGCGCAGCGCGAATCGGTGCTCGCCCGCACCGAGGCGCAGCCCGTTCTGGAGCGGCTGGTACGTGTGATGCGTCGCCTCAATGTCGATACGCAGTTCCCGCTGAAAGTCGATCCACCTGGCCTGGTTCTCGCGATGGAGCAGCAGGACGTCGAGGAGACGGTCGGCAACCTCCTGGAAAACGCCGCGCGATATGCTCGCACCGAGGTCGTCATCCGTGCCTTCGTCGCACCGGACGATGTTCGCGGCAGTGACGATGCGCGCAAAAGCTGGATCGTGATCGAGGTGGAGGACGACGGGCCGGGCCTTGAGCCGGACCAGATCCGCGAGGCGATGAAACGCGGCAAGCGGCTCGACGAGAGCAAGCCGGGCACCGGGCTGGGCTTGTCCATCGTCAGCGAGATCACGTCGGAATACCAGGGAACCTTTGGGCTTGCCCGGGGTTCGGGCGGCGGCTTGCTGGCGCGGCTGGTTTTGCCGGCCGTCACAAAGGATGTTGCCTGA
- the ccmE gene encoding cytochrome c maturation protein CcmE, producing the protein MTRKQKRLAVIGGGVAFLVAAVLLVMFAFSQSIAYFYVPGDIAKANVPPGTRIRLGGLVETGTLKRGEGSTITFTVTDTLATVPVTYTGILPDLFREGQGVVAEGAFGTGGLFVADTVLAKHDETYMPKDVADRLKAQGVELSGKETIK; encoded by the coding sequence ATGACACGCAAGCAGAAACGTCTGGCAGTGATCGGCGGCGGCGTCGCTTTCCTCGTGGCGGCAGTGCTGCTTGTGATGTTCGCCTTCAGCCAGTCGATCGCCTACTTCTATGTGCCGGGCGATATTGCCAAGGCGAATGTGCCGCCGGGCACGCGCATCCGCCTCGGTGGCCTCGTCGAAACCGGCACGCTCAAGCGCGGCGAGGGATCGACGATCACCTTTACGGTGACGGATACGCTCGCAACGGTGCCGGTGACCTATACCGGCATTCTTCCGGACCTTTTCCGCGAAGGGCAGGGCGTCGTGGCGGAAGGCGCTTTCGGCACGGGCGGGCTGTTCGTTGCCGATACGGTGCTCGCGAAACATGACGAGACCTACATGCCCAAGGACGTGGCCGACCGCCTCAAGGCGCAGGGCGTCGAACTCTCCGGCAAGGAAACGATCAAATGA
- a CDS encoding cytochrome c-type biogenesis protein has product MMRRLILAFAFILTAFPAFAVNPDEVLADPALEARARTLSSQLRCMVCQNQSIDDSNAELARDLRLLVRERLKNGDSDDAVIAYVVSRYGEFVLLNPRLRGETLLLWGAPIVLFLAGATAMVLFVRKRGGKPTGTPLSEAEKAELERALTRE; this is encoded by the coding sequence ATGATGCGCCGCCTCATTCTGGCTTTTGCCTTTATTCTCACGGCCTTTCCCGCTTTCGCCGTCAATCCGGATGAGGTGCTGGCTGATCCGGCGCTGGAGGCGCGCGCGCGGACCCTCTCTTCCCAGCTTCGCTGCATGGTCTGCCAGAATCAGTCGATCGATGATTCGAATGCCGAACTGGCGCGCGACCTGCGTCTTCTCGTGCGTGAGCGCCTGAAGAATGGCGACAGCGACGATGCGGTGATCGCCTATGTCGTTTCGCGTTATGGCGAGTTCGTGCTGCTCAATCCGCGCTTGCGTGGTGAAACCCTGCTGTTGTGGGGCGCGCCGATCGTGCTTTTCCTTGCCGGTGCGACGGCCATGGTGCTCTTCGTGCGCAAGCGTGGTGGAAAACCGACGGGAACACCGCTCTCGGAGGCTGAAAAAGCCGAGCTGGAGCGCGCTCTGACGCGCGAATAG
- a CDS encoding response regulator transcription factor, which yields MKILIVEDDLEAAAYLSKAFREAGIVLDHASDGESGLFLATENSYDVLVIDRMLPRRDGLSLISELRHRNIHTPVLILSALGQVDDRVTGLRAGGDDYLPKPYAFSELLARVEVLGRRKGTPEQDMVYRVGDLELDRLSHTVKRAGKEILLQPREFRLLEYLMKNAGQVVTRTMLLENVWDYHFDPQTNVIDVHVSRLRSKIEKDFDQPLLRTVRGAGYMMKEEAAG from the coding sequence ATGAAGATATTGATTGTGGAAGACGATCTGGAGGCGGCCGCCTATCTCTCGAAGGCCTTTCGCGAGGCGGGCATCGTGCTCGACCATGCGAGCGACGGCGAAAGCGGCCTCTTCCTCGCGACGGAAAACAGCTACGACGTGCTGGTCATCGACCGCATGCTGCCGCGCCGCGATGGCCTCTCGCTGATTTCGGAATTGCGCCACCGCAACATTCACACGCCCGTGCTCATACTTTCTGCCCTCGGCCAGGTCGATGACCGCGTGACGGGCCTTCGTGCCGGTGGCGACGACTATCTGCCGAAACCCTATGCCTTCAGCGAACTTCTGGCTCGTGTCGAAGTACTCGGCCGCCGCAAGGGCACGCCGGAGCAGGACATGGTCTATCGGGTCGGTGACCTCGAACTCGACCGGCTCTCCCACACGGTGAAGCGGGCGGGCAAGGAAATCCTTCTCCAGCCGCGCGAGTTCCGTCTACTCGAATATCTGATGAAGAATGCCGGCCAGGTGGTGACACGCACCATGCTGCTGGAAAACGTCTGGGACTACCATTTCGACCCGCAGACCAACGTCATCGACGTCCATGTTTCGCGGCTGCGCTCGAAGATCGAGAAGGATTTCGACCAGCCGCTGCTGCGCACCGTGCGCGGCGCGGGATATATGATGAAGGAAGAGGCGGCGGGCTGA
- the ccmI gene encoding c-type cytochrome biogenesis protein CcmI, with protein MFFWILVAILTAAVAAVLLLPLLRRPMAAAGEASHDIEVYRDQLEELKRDEATGLIGSSEAELARAEVARRLIAASKDGAKGKADPADRRNRLAQAFVILLLPAIGLCLYLATGRPDLPAQPLAERLANPGNDISILIARAENHLARNPDDGAGWDLLAPIYYRSGRMEDSANAFSQAIRLLGPSTERLDGHAETLIALSSGIVTAEARKQLEQSLKLKADNPRAKYYLALALEQDGKRAEALAAFEAIAKEAPAAAPWLPLVNRHIATLAEGQGSETAGQLGNPTADDVAAAQDMSTGDRQQMIAGMVESLATKLQDDPNNFEGWTRIIRSYVVLDQRPKAEAALQTALKTFPADSENGKQLLALARDLSISAEGSGQ; from the coding sequence ATGTTTTTCTGGATTCTTGTCGCCATCCTGACGGCCGCCGTTGCCGCCGTTCTGCTTCTTCCTCTCCTGCGGCGTCCCATGGCGGCGGCGGGCGAGGCCAGCCATGACATCGAAGTTTACCGCGACCAGCTCGAAGAGTTGAAGCGGGATGAGGCGACAGGCCTCATCGGCTCCAGCGAAGCAGAGCTTGCCCGCGCCGAAGTCGCGCGCCGGCTGATCGCTGCGAGCAAGGACGGGGCTAAGGGCAAGGCCGACCCTGCGGACCGTCGCAACCGGCTGGCGCAGGCGTTCGTTATCTTGCTGCTGCCTGCCATCGGCCTCTGTCTTTACTTGGCGACCGGCCGGCCGGATCTTCCGGCCCAGCCGCTCGCAGAGCGCCTTGCAAATCCGGGCAACGACATCAGCATCCTGATCGCCCGGGCTGAAAACCATCTGGCGCGCAATCCGGACGACGGAGCCGGTTGGGATCTGCTGGCGCCGATCTATTACCGCAGCGGCCGGATGGAAGATTCGGCAAACGCCTTTTCCCAGGCGATCCGCCTGCTCGGGCCGAGCACCGAGCGGCTGGACGGCCATGCGGAAACGCTGATTGCGCTTTCCAGCGGCATCGTCACGGCCGAGGCACGCAAGCAGCTTGAACAGTCGCTGAAGCTCAAGGCGGACAATCCGCGTGCTAAGTATTACCTGGCGCTGGCGCTGGAGCAGGACGGCAAGCGGGCAGAGGCACTCGCCGCCTTCGAGGCGATCGCCAAGGAAGCACCGGCCGCTGCGCCCTGGCTGCCGCTCGTCAACCGGCATATCGCGACGCTTGCCGAAGGGCAGGGCAGCGAGACCGCCGGCCAGCTCGGCAACCCGACCGCGGATGACGTGGCGGCGGCGCAGGACATGTCGACGGGTGATCGCCAGCAGATGATCGCCGGCATGGTGGAGAGCCTTGCGACGAAACTGCAGGACGATCCGAACAATTTCGAAGGATGGACGCGTATCATCCGTTCCTATGTTGTGCTGGATCAAAGGCCGAAGGCCGAGGCCGCGCTACAGACCGCGCTGAAAACCTTCCCGGCGGACAGCGAGAACGGCAAACAGCTTCTGGCACTGGCCCGGGACCTATCGATTTCGGCTGAGGGCAGCGGACAATGA